GCAAATTGGTGGATGCTATTGGGGATGCAGATGCTATTGCCCTTTTCGGACCGGCGGATACAAATGAGAAGTTCCGAAAAGAATTGACAAGCAATCATAAGGACTTAGCGGCCAAATTGAAAAGCGTGGAAAAAGTGGATAGTATGACCGAAAATCAAATAAAAGCTTTAGTCAGAGACTATTATAGACAGCAAAGGTAATTCTTTATTGTCTTTACAAGGACCGGTACAGCCTAATCGTTTTGGCGGCTTAACAAATTAATAGCTATGAATGAGCTTTTAGATTTTTTTGAAAACCCTGTCATTGTCAAAGCAACAAAACTAATACTTTGGGTGCTGTTCATTGTATTGGCCATAGGATTTCTCAGGAAGCTACTAAAACGAAAAATCAATGACGCTGCTATCCGATACAAGGCCCAAAAAGGGGTTGAAGTATTTGGATATGTACTAATTGGACTATTGATCCTTATATCGTTTACGGTACAAAACTTTGAGGACTACACTATAATAATAGGCCTGTTCACGGCTGGTATTACATTTACGCTACAAGAATTAATCTTAAGTATAGCAGGTTCTTTTTACATCTTTTTCGTTCGTGTCTACAAACCTGGAGATCGAATAGAACTAAATGGAATTAAAGGGGACGTCATTGACATAGATAGTATTTACACAACGATGATGGAAATGGGCGAATGGGTAAGCAGCGATAATTACTCTGGTAGAATCGTAAAAATCAGCAATGCCTTTGTTTTTAAAGGCCCTATAAAAAACTATTCCATGGATTTCCCTTTTGTTTGGGATGAGTTGAATATTCTATTTACATACGATTCCGATTTAGAAGCAGGAAAGCAAATCGTATTGAACAGTGCGTTGGAACTACTTTCTGATTACACCAAAAATTCCCAGACTAAATGGGAGGATATGGTAGAACGGTACTATATAGAAAACGCAACATTAGAGCCAACCTTGGCCGTGAGTCTTACCGATAATTGGATAGCAGTTAACCTAAGGTATATTACAGACTATAAATTGAGAAGAGCTACTAAACACAAATTGTTTCAGCACATTGTAAATGCTGTATCTGAAACAAACGGTAAAGTCACCTTGGCATCCACCACCTTACAATTACTGAAAATACCGGAGTTAGAAGTGAATCTAAAAAAACAAAATGTATAAGGATACCGAAATCGATATTATTAAATCATCTGGAGAAAAGGCTAAATTTTCTATGGATAAGCTTCGTAATTCATTAAAACATAGTGGAGCTGACCACAATTTGATAGAAGAAATTGTTGACAAGGTATGTGATGAACTTTACGAAGGTATCTCTACCAATGAGATTTATAATAGGGCTTATGCCCTACTTAAAAAGAAGAAGTCGGTATTTGCTTCCAAATACAAATTGAAAAAAGCGATTTACGAACTTGGTCCCACAGGTTTTCCTTTTGAACGCTTTGTAGGAGCACTGCTGGAATATTCCGGCTATTCCACTCAAGTGGACGTTATTATGAACGGAATTTGTGTAACCCATGAAATAGATGTGGTTGCAGAAAAAAATGGACAAACCACTATCATTGAATGTAAATTTCATGGTGAAGAAGGCCGTAACTGCAACGTAAAAGTGCCACTTTACATACATTCCCGATACAAAGATGTAAAAGCTCATTGGACTGCTAAAAAAAACGAAACAAGAGCACTGGACAGGGGTTGGGTCGTGACCAACACGCGCTTTACAGAACACGCCATAGAATATGGGAAATGTGCCCGACTGTATCTCCTTAGTTGGGACTATCCCAAAAACGATGGATTAAAAGATAGA
This sequence is a window from Maribacter aestuarii. Protein-coding genes within it:
- a CDS encoding mechanosensitive ion channel family protein; translated protein: MNELLDFFENPVIVKATKLILWVLFIVLAIGFLRKLLKRKINDAAIRYKAQKGVEVFGYVLIGLLILISFTVQNFEDYTIIIGLFTAGITFTLQELILSIAGSFYIFFVRVYKPGDRIELNGIKGDVIDIDSIYTTMMEMGEWVSSDNYSGRIVKISNAFVFKGPIKNYSMDFPFVWDELNILFTYDSDLEAGKQIVLNSALELLSDYTKNSQTKWEDMVERYYIENATLEPTLAVSLTDNWIAVNLRYITDYKLRRATKHKLFQHIVNAVSETNGKVTLASTTLQLLKIPELEVNLKKQNV
- a CDS encoding ATP cone domain-containing protein, coding for MYKDTEIDIIKSSGEKAKFSMDKLRNSLKHSGADHNLIEEIVDKVCDELYEGISTNEIYNRAYALLKKKKSVFASKYKLKKAIYELGPTGFPFERFVGALLEYSGYSTQVDVIMNGICVTHEIDVVAEKNGQTTIIECKFHGEEGRNCNVKVPLYIHSRYKDVKAHWTAKKNETRALDRGWVVTNTRFTEHAIEYGKCARLYLLSWDYPKNDGLKDRIDRLGLYPITVSTLLTNREKQFLLSRDVVLCRQLWKDKFFLDHLGISKPRKEKILEEIKQLCSS